A single window of Helicobacter pylori NCTC 11637 = CCUG 17874 = ATCC 43504 = JCM 12093 DNA harbors:
- a CDS encoding outer membrane beta-barrel protein, translating into MKKIAFILALWVGLLGAFEPKKSHIYFGAMVGLAPIKITPKPVIDSSYTAFLWGAKGGYQFAFFKALALRGEFSYLMAIKPTALHTINTSLLSMNVDVLSDFYTYKKYSFGVYGGLGIGYFYQSNHLGMKNSSFMGYNGLFNVGLGSTIDRHHRIELGAKIPFSKTRNSFKNLYFLESVFIHASYSYAF; encoded by the coding sequence ATGAAAAAAATTGCTTTCATTTTGGCTTTATGGGTGGGCTTGTTAGGGGCGTTTGAGCCTAAAAAAAGTCATATTTATTTTGGGGCTATGGTGGGTTTAGCCCCTATTAAAATAACCCCAAAACCCGTTATCGACTCTTCTTATACGGCTTTTTTATGGGGGGCTAAAGGGGGGTATCAATTCGCTTTTTTTAAAGCTCTAGCGCTAAGGGGTGAATTTTCCTACCTTATGGCGATAAAACCCACCGCATTGCACACGATTAACACTTCTTTATTGAGCATGAATGTAGATGTATTGAGCGATTTTTACACTTACAAAAAATACAGCTTTGGGGTGTATGGGGGGCTTGGGATAGGGTATTTTTATCAAAGCAACCATTTAGGCATGAAAAATAGTTCGTTTATGGGTTATAACGGCTTGTTTAATGTGGGGCTTGGCAGCACGATCGATCGCCACCACCGCATAGAGCTTGGGGCTAAAATCCCTTTTTCAAAGACTAGAAATTCTTTTAAAAATCTTTATTTTTTAGAGAGCGTTTTTATCCATGCGAGTTATAGTTAC